Proteins found in one Poecilia reticulata strain Guanapo linkage group LG15, Guppy_female_1.0+MT, whole genome shotgun sequence genomic segment:
- the LOC103476558 gene encoding myosin heavy chain, clone 203-like, with product MKRSAEDLRTMDKSDQLTDNDPQSHKKLMKNEGERARDATRPSIQQTGNSPSNDKKKHTEKDLQLENISLQKEMRALEVKCFKLSNKCKGLSTKLQERDARIQDIEDQLKSTKSSLAEKTNSLMLVTAQRRDLTDKLAAMKLYKDRALMAEKQVSELTDKNQKLKVQLDLSHQKASTYRDELETHKEELYKHSDLLKARDNTISHLNISLDVKQRQIDAQTEEIKRQRKLAEENEVEARRNRQNEETSMKRIKHKDEENLSLRKEVTGLKKALSETEIKLSKQDVKFQILQEYLKSAQTEKADLLKEKRALEHSTAYHEKEIVETQIVLQKFQQNNSFLKDQMQQLKGKLADEIRSSKKNKIKFEKDLLQKQEEYTKLKTQTEDTLTKNRRATEAIFCXERKIGILADTVREQESKIMDLTKEVLRLYENDDTKNDQLRKCRSENHRLSTKLKMKEEEIKNLKLEEEKLLETGQYWKGIWEREASHNSNAQWLTSLREDHSNLPEQAPVTITVVDVQERVSGLNPLSQIISKIGYGYRLKNGATISHLLYMDDIKPYTKSERDIDSLIHTTRIYSTDIXMSFGLEKCEGTIADIEDSYKYLRKPQANGNLDEVTRKEPQLNTSNE from the exons atgaaacgtTCAGCAGAAGATCTGCGAACCATGGACAAGTCGGATCAACTAACTGACAATGATCCCCAATCCCACAAGAAACTCATGAAAAATGAGGGTGAAAGAGCCAGAGATGCAACAAGACCATCCATACAGCAAACAGGCAATTCTCCTTCcaacgacaaaaaaaaacatactgaaaaGGATTTACAACTAGAAAACATATCCCTGCAGAAGGAAATGAGAGCGTTagaggtaaaatgttttaaactttctAACAAATGTAAAGGGCTTTCGACCAAACTTCAGGAACGTGATGCTAGAATTCAGGATATAGAAGATCagttaaaaagtacaaaatctaGTCTTGCAGAGAAGACAAATTCTCTGATGCTTGTAACAGCACAAAGGCGAGATTTAACTGATAAATTGGCAGCGATGAAGCTCTACAAAGATAGAGCATTGATGGCTGAGAAACAAGTCTCAGAGCTCACcgataaaaaccaaaaattgaAAGTACAACTAGACTTGTCTCATCAAAAAGCAAGCACATATAGAGATGAATTAGAGACCCACAAAGAAGAGCTTTATAAGCATTCAGATCTCTTGAAAGCTAGAGATAACACAATTAGCCATCTTAACATCTCGTTGGATGTAAAACAAAGGCAAATCGATGCTCAGACAGAGGAAATTAAAAGACAACGCAAACTTGCAGAAGAGAATGAAGTTGAGGCGAGAAGAAATCGCCAAAACGAGGAAACATCAATGAAGcgaataaaacacaaagatgaagaaaattTGAGTCTACGAAAGGAAGTCACGGGACTAAAAAAGGCTTTGAGTGAAACTGAGATCAAGTTGTCAAAACAAGATGTGAAATTCCAAATCCTCCAGGAATACCTTAAAAGTGCTCAGACAGAAAAAGCAGacttgctgaaagaaaaacgaGCTCTAGAACATTCTACAGCTTATCATGAGAAAGAGATTGTCGAAACACAGATAGTCCTGCAAAAGTTCCAGCAAAACAATTCGTTTCTTAAGGATCAAATGCAGCAGCTCAAGGGAAAGCTGGCTGACGAGATTCGCAGCAGCaagaaaaataagataaaatttgaaaaagacctcctgcagaaacaggaagagtATACCAAACTTAAGACTCAGACAGAAGACACTCTGACAAAAAACAGGAGAGCCACAGAAGCAATTTTCTGTARTGAGAGAAAAATTGGAATACTGGCAGACACAGTACGTGAACAGGAATCTAAGATTATGGATCTAACCAAGGAAGTTCTGAGACTCTATGAGA ATGACGACACGAAAAATGATCAACTCAGAAAGTGCCGCTCTGAGAACCACAGATTGTCcacaaagctgaaaatgaaagaagaagaaattaagaaTCTCAAGCTTGAGGAGGAGAAGCT GCTGGAGACTGGACAATACTGGAAAGGCATATGGGAAAGGGAGGCGTCCCACAACAGCAATGCACAGTGGCTAACCTCTCTACGAGAGGACCACAGCAACCTCCCTGAACAAGCCCCAGTAACCATCACTGTGGTAGATGTCCAAGAAAGAGTCTCGG gcCTGAACCCCCTCAGCCAAATCATCAGCAAGATTGGCTATGGATACCGACTCAAGAATGGGGCCACAATCAGTCacctcctctacatggatgacatcaagcCTTACACCAAGAGCGAGCGAGACATcgactcactgatccacaccaccaggatctacagcactgacattDGGATGTCATtcggactagagaagtgtg aaggaacaatagcagacattgAGGACAGTTACAAGTACCTCAGGaaaccacaagcaaatggcaacctcgaTGAGGTCACAAGAAAGGAGCCACAGCTaaatacctccaacgaataa
- the LOC103476419 gene encoding inactive phospholipase D5 isoform X4, whose protein sequence is MLFSDDSAFHLPLSTGLNSLLDKARVAVEIVSPVWLLSPSGYESSFYPAAGQGRALLSRLQGLKDKGIQLKISTGDFDSAELKTLADNHDAEVHKVNMTALTKGFLKSSFWVVDRKHFYIGSASMDWRSLTTRKELGVVVYDCKPLALDLHKVFSLYWGLQHKTFIPTFWSKRLFPFFSKEKPGSLLVNQTKVETYISSSPDVFITKDRSSDLEAISAVIQQARHFIYISTIDYLPLLNMQRYWSRIDGLLREALILRKVHVRLLISCWEETHPLTFNFIWSLKSLCMEQANCSLEAKFFNVQRDSGLSGMNHNRFMVTDRAVYIGNLDWVGKEFTYNAGAGLVISHPENVAERNSTVVEQLQAVFKRDWFSRYANTIQTNGIPVCSKQQINKSVLFKSGHRNYGPLPSQQDFGPAPLRNHPKADRPTPDKIAHREDRLKKISSQSLANKQGPVMNNHQETAGIKMSDLDDERAHVKDWKFNISEDPPSRWAESSGFREISNGSL, encoded by the exons ATGCTGTTCTCGGACGACAGCGCCTTCCACCTACCTCTCTCCACAGGGCTCAACAGCTTACTGGACAAAGCTCGAGTTGCTGTTGAGATCGTTTCCCCCGTGTGGCTCCTCAGTCCCTCTGGTTATGAGTCCAGCTTCTACCCTGCTGCCGGCCAG GGCAGGGCTCTGCTATCCAGGCTGCAGGGACTGAAAGACAAAGGAATCCAGCTGAAGATCTCCACAGGAGACTTCGACTCAGCAGAGCTGAAGACGCTCGCAGACAATCACG ACGCTGAGGTTCACAAGGTGAACATGACGGCCCTAACCAAAGGCTTCCTCAAGTCGTCTTTCTGGGTCGTCGACAGGAAGCATTTCTACATCGGCAGCGCCAGCATGGACTGGAGATCTCTGACCACC AGGAAGGAGCTCGGTGTGGTGGTGTACGACTGCAAACCTCTGGCCTTGGACCTGCACAAGGTTTTCAGCCTCTACTGGGGGCTTCAGCATAAAACCTTCATCCCCACCTTTTGGTCCAAGCGTCTGTTTCCCTTCTTTAGCAAAGAGAAACCCGGAAGTCTCTTGGTTAACCAAACAAAAGTTGAAACCTACATCTCC AGCTCgccagatgttttcatcaccaAGGATCGCAGCAGCGATCTGGAAGCAATCTCCGCAGTCATCCAGCAGGCCCGCCATTTCATTTACATCTCCACTATTGACTATCTGCCCCTCCTCAACATGCAACG GTACTGGTCTCGTATCGACGGCCTTTTAAGAGAGGCGCTGATCTTGAGGAAGGTCCACGTCCGTCTGCTGATAAGTTGCTGGGAAGAAACTCATCCTCTTACTTTTAACTTCATCTGGTCCCTGAAGAGCCTTTGCATGGAGCAGGCCAACTGTTCCCTGGAAGCT aaGTTCTTCAACGTGCAGAGGGACAGCGGTCTCAGTGGAATGAATCACAATAGATTTATGGTTACAGACAGAGCTGTTTATATAG GCAACCTCGACTGGGTGGGGAAAGAGTTCACCTATAATGCAGGAGCAGGCCTTGTGATCAGTCATCCAGAAAATGTGGCAGAGAGGAACTCCACAGTGGTGGAGCAGCTACAGGCTGTTTTCAAGCGGGACTGGTTTTCACGTTATGCCAACACGATACAGACTAATGGAATCCCAGTTTGCAGCAAGCAACAGATCAACAAGTCGGTGCTTTTTAAATCCGGCCACAGAAACTATGGACCCTTGCCAAGTCAACAGGACTTCGGACCTGCACCACTGAGAAACCATCCAAAAGCTGATCGACCCACACCGGACAAAATAGCACACCGTGAAGACAGgctgaaaaaaatcagctcGCAAAGCTTGGCCAACAAACAGGGCCCAGTTATGAACAACCACCAAGAGACGGCTGGAATCAAAATGAGTGACCTCGATGACGAGCGTGCACACGTAAAAGATTGGAAGTTTAACATTTCAGAGGATCCACCCAGCCGGTGGGCTGAAAGCAGCGGCTTCAGAGAGATCTCCAATGGATCTCTGTGA
- the LOC103476419 gene encoding inactive phospholipase D5 isoform X3, with the protein MKSQQKCIVIFALVCCFAVLMALIFSAVDIWGEDEETEEECSSNCSIVLVENIPADMLFSDDSAFHLPLSTGLNSLLDKARVAVEIVSPVWLLSPSGYESSFYPAAGQGRALLSRLQGLKDKGIQLKISTGDFDSAELKTLADNHDAEVHKVNMTALTKGFLKSSFWVVDRKHFYIGSASMDWRSLTTRKELGVVVYDCKPLALDLHKVFSLYWGLQHKTFIPTFWSKRLFPFFSKEKPGSLLVNQTKVETYISSSPDVFITKDRSSDLEAISAVIQQARHFIYISTIDYLPLLNMQRYWSRIDGLLREALILRKVHVRLLISCWEETHPLTFNFIWSLKSLCMEQANCSLEAKFFNVQRDSGLSGMNHNRFMVTDRAVYIGNLDWVGKEFTYNAGAGLVISHPENVAERNSTVVEQLQAVFKRDWFSRYANTIQTNGIPVCSKQQINKSVLFKSGHRNYGPLPSQQDFGPAPLRNHPKADRPTPDKIAHREDRLKKISSQSLANKQGPVMNNHQETAGIKMSDLDDERAHVKDWKFNISEDPPSRWAESSGFREISNGSL; encoded by the exons CATCGTGCTTGTAGAGAACATCCCAGCGGACATGCTGTTCTCGGACGACAGCGCCTTCCACCTACCTCTCTCCACAGGGCTCAACAGCTTACTGGACAAAGCTCGAGTTGCTGTTGAGATCGTTTCCCCCGTGTGGCTCCTCAGTCCCTCTGGTTATGAGTCCAGCTTCTACCCTGCTGCCGGCCAG GGCAGGGCTCTGCTATCCAGGCTGCAGGGACTGAAAGACAAAGGAATCCAGCTGAAGATCTCCACAGGAGACTTCGACTCAGCAGAGCTGAAGACGCTCGCAGACAATCACG ACGCTGAGGTTCACAAGGTGAACATGACGGCCCTAACCAAAGGCTTCCTCAAGTCGTCTTTCTGGGTCGTCGACAGGAAGCATTTCTACATCGGCAGCGCCAGCATGGACTGGAGATCTCTGACCACC AGGAAGGAGCTCGGTGTGGTGGTGTACGACTGCAAACCTCTGGCCTTGGACCTGCACAAGGTTTTCAGCCTCTACTGGGGGCTTCAGCATAAAACCTTCATCCCCACCTTTTGGTCCAAGCGTCTGTTTCCCTTCTTTAGCAAAGAGAAACCCGGAAGTCTCTTGGTTAACCAAACAAAAGTTGAAACCTACATCTCC AGCTCgccagatgttttcatcaccaAGGATCGCAGCAGCGATCTGGAAGCAATCTCCGCAGTCATCCAGCAGGCCCGCCATTTCATTTACATCTCCACTATTGACTATCTGCCCCTCCTCAACATGCAACG GTACTGGTCTCGTATCGACGGCCTTTTAAGAGAGGCGCTGATCTTGAGGAAGGTCCACGTCCGTCTGCTGATAAGTTGCTGGGAAGAAACTCATCCTCTTACTTTTAACTTCATCTGGTCCCTGAAGAGCCTTTGCATGGAGCAGGCCAACTGTTCCCTGGAAGCT aaGTTCTTCAACGTGCAGAGGGACAGCGGTCTCAGTGGAATGAATCACAATAGATTTATGGTTACAGACAGAGCTGTTTATATAG GCAACCTCGACTGGGTGGGGAAAGAGTTCACCTATAATGCAGGAGCAGGCCTTGTGATCAGTCATCCAGAAAATGTGGCAGAGAGGAACTCCACAGTGGTGGAGCAGCTACAGGCTGTTTTCAAGCGGGACTGGTTTTCACGTTATGCCAACACGATACAGACTAATGGAATCCCAGTTTGCAGCAAGCAACAGATCAACAAGTCGGTGCTTTTTAAATCCGGCCACAGAAACTATGGACCCTTGCCAAGTCAACAGGACTTCGGACCTGCACCACTGAGAAACCATCCAAAAGCTGATCGACCCACACCGGACAAAATAGCACACCGTGAAGACAGgctgaaaaaaatcagctcGCAAAGCTTGGCCAACAAACAGGGCCCAGTTATGAACAACCACCAAGAGACGGCTGGAATCAAAATGAGTGACCTCGATGACGAGCGTGCACACGTAAAAGATTGGAAGTTTAACATTTCAGAGGATCCACCCAGCCGGTGGGCTGAAAGCAGCGGCTTCAGAGAGATCTCCAATGGATCTCTGTGA
- the LOC103476419 gene encoding inactive phospholipase D5 isoform X2, whose translation MSVAIDSLFLLLLFLKSHINILSGNSTRHPSPPHLRLKAKSQLVKLNEFFLSTEASPWVTLRDTDEVEEGIVLVENIPADMLFSDDSAFHLPLSTGLNSLLDKARVAVEIVSPVWLLSPSGYESSFYPAAGQGRALLSRLQGLKDKGIQLKISTGDFDSAELKTLADNHDAEVHKVNMTALTKGFLKSSFWVVDRKHFYIGSASMDWRSLTTRKELGVVVYDCKPLALDLHKVFSLYWGLQHKTFIPTFWSKRLFPFFSKEKPGSLLVNQTKVETYISSSPDVFITKDRSSDLEAISAVIQQARHFIYISTIDYLPLLNMQRYWSRIDGLLREALILRKVHVRLLISCWEETHPLTFNFIWSLKSLCMEQANCSLEAKFFNVQRDSGLSGMNHNRFMVTDRAVYIGNLDWVGKEFTYNAGAGLVISHPENVAERNSTVVEQLQAVFKRDWFSRYANTIQTNGIPVCSKQQINKSVLFKSGHRNYGPLPSQQDFGPAPLRNHPKADRPTPDKIAHREDRLKKISSQSLANKQGPVMNNHQETAGIKMSDLDDERAHVKDWKFNISEDPPSRWAESSGFREISNGSL comes from the exons CGattctctctttcttcttcttctcttcctcaaATCACACATTAACATCCTTTCAGGAAACTCAACCAGGCATCCTTCTCCCCCGCACTTGAGGCTGAAAGCAAAATCCCAACTTGTGAAGCTGAATGAATTTTTCTTGTCCACTGAAGCATCCCCTTGGGTCACGCTGAGAGATACGGATGAGGTTGAAGAAGG CATCGTGCTTGTAGAGAACATCCCAGCGGACATGCTGTTCTCGGACGACAGCGCCTTCCACCTACCTCTCTCCACAGGGCTCAACAGCTTACTGGACAAAGCTCGAGTTGCTGTTGAGATCGTTTCCCCCGTGTGGCTCCTCAGTCCCTCTGGTTATGAGTCCAGCTTCTACCCTGCTGCCGGCCAG GGCAGGGCTCTGCTATCCAGGCTGCAGGGACTGAAAGACAAAGGAATCCAGCTGAAGATCTCCACAGGAGACTTCGACTCAGCAGAGCTGAAGACGCTCGCAGACAATCACG ACGCTGAGGTTCACAAGGTGAACATGACGGCCCTAACCAAAGGCTTCCTCAAGTCGTCTTTCTGGGTCGTCGACAGGAAGCATTTCTACATCGGCAGCGCCAGCATGGACTGGAGATCTCTGACCACC AGGAAGGAGCTCGGTGTGGTGGTGTACGACTGCAAACCTCTGGCCTTGGACCTGCACAAGGTTTTCAGCCTCTACTGGGGGCTTCAGCATAAAACCTTCATCCCCACCTTTTGGTCCAAGCGTCTGTTTCCCTTCTTTAGCAAAGAGAAACCCGGAAGTCTCTTGGTTAACCAAACAAAAGTTGAAACCTACATCTCC AGCTCgccagatgttttcatcaccaAGGATCGCAGCAGCGATCTGGAAGCAATCTCCGCAGTCATCCAGCAGGCCCGCCATTTCATTTACATCTCCACTATTGACTATCTGCCCCTCCTCAACATGCAACG GTACTGGTCTCGTATCGACGGCCTTTTAAGAGAGGCGCTGATCTTGAGGAAGGTCCACGTCCGTCTGCTGATAAGTTGCTGGGAAGAAACTCATCCTCTTACTTTTAACTTCATCTGGTCCCTGAAGAGCCTTTGCATGGAGCAGGCCAACTGTTCCCTGGAAGCT aaGTTCTTCAACGTGCAGAGGGACAGCGGTCTCAGTGGAATGAATCACAATAGATTTATGGTTACAGACAGAGCTGTTTATATAG GCAACCTCGACTGGGTGGGGAAAGAGTTCACCTATAATGCAGGAGCAGGCCTTGTGATCAGTCATCCAGAAAATGTGGCAGAGAGGAACTCCACAGTGGTGGAGCAGCTACAGGCTGTTTTCAAGCGGGACTGGTTTTCACGTTATGCCAACACGATACAGACTAATGGAATCCCAGTTTGCAGCAAGCAACAGATCAACAAGTCGGTGCTTTTTAAATCCGGCCACAGAAACTATGGACCCTTGCCAAGTCAACAGGACTTCGGACCTGCACCACTGAGAAACCATCCAAAAGCTGATCGACCCACACCGGACAAAATAGCACACCGTGAAGACAGgctgaaaaaaatcagctcGCAAAGCTTGGCCAACAAACAGGGCCCAGTTATGAACAACCACCAAGAGACGGCTGGAATCAAAATGAGTGACCTCGATGACGAGCGTGCACACGTAAAAGATTGGAAGTTTAACATTTCAGAGGATCCACCCAGCCGGTGGGCTGAAAGCAGCGGCTTCAGAGAGATCTCCAATGGATCTCTGTGA